In Pseudorasbora parva isolate DD20220531a chromosome 20, ASM2467924v1, whole genome shotgun sequence, a single window of DNA contains:
- the wnt5b gene encoding protein Wnt-5b isoform X2, translating into MYKRRLFTFPFLGRGRMDVRMNQRHLLLAVTLIVCNSQLLVDANSWWSLAMNPIQRPEMYIIGAQPLCSQLTGLSQGQRKLCQLYQDHMVYIGEGAKTGIKECQYQFRQRRWNCSTVDNTSVFGRVMQIGSRETAFTYAISAAGVVNAVSRACREGELSTCGCSRVARPKDLPRDWLWGGCGDNVDYGFRFAREFVDAREREKNHQRGSVEHARTLMNLQNNEAGRRAVYNLANVACKCHGVSGSCSLKTCWLQLADFRRVGEFLKEKYDSAAAMRTSRRGKLELVNNRFNPPTSEDLVYIDPSPDYCLRNETTGSLGTQGRLCNKTSEGMDGCELMCCGRGYDQFKTYKHERCHCKFHWCCYVKCKRCTSLVDQFVCK; encoded by the exons ATGTACAAG AGGAGGCTCTTCACGTTTCCATTTCTTGGACGAGGAAGGATGGATGTGAGAATGAATCAAAGACACTTACTTCTGGCAGTGACTCTCATCGTCTGCAACTCACAGCTGCTGGTGGACGCCAACTCATGGTG GTCATTAGCCATGAACCCCATCCAGAGACCGGAGATGTACATCATTGGAGCACAGCCTCTGTGCAGCCAGCTGACAGGCCTGTCTCAGGGTCAGAGGAAGCTCTGCCAGCTCTATCAGGACCATATGGTTTATATTGGAGAGGGGGCAAAGACGGGCATCAAGGAGTGTCAGTATCAGTTCAGGCAAAGGCGATGGAACTGTAGCACGGTGGACAACACATCAGTGTTCGGCCGTGTCATGCAGATAG GCAGCAGAGAAACAGCTTTTACTTACGCCATCAGCGCAGCGGGCGTCGTTAACGCAGTGAGTCGGGCGTGCCGTGAGGGCGAGCTCTCCACCTGCGGCTGCAGCCGAGTGGCTCGTCCCAAAGACCTCCCGAGAGACTGGCTATGGGGCGGCTGTGGGGACAACGTCGACTACGGCTTCCGTTTCGCCCGAGAGTTTGTGGACGCCCGTGAGCGCGAGAAGAACCACCAACGTGGATCGGTTGAGCATGCACGCACGCTTATGAATCTACAGAACAATGAAGCCGGCAGAAGG GCAGTTTACAATCTGGCTAATGTCGCATGCAAGTGTCACGGAGTCTCCGGCTCATGCAGTCTGAAAACCTGTTGGCTCCAGCTGGCCGACTTCCGTCGTGTGGGTGAGTTTCTGAAGGAGAAGTACGACAGCGCGGCCGCCATGCGCACCAGCCGACGAGGCAAGCTGGAGCTGGTCAACAACCGCTTTAACCCGCCGACGAGCGAAGACCTGGTCTACATCGACCCCAGCCCGGACTACTGCCTGCGCAACGAGACCACCGGCTCTTTGGGCACCCAGGGTCGCCTGTGCAACAAGACCTCGGAGGGCATGGACGGCTGTGAGCTCATGTGCTGCGGCCGCGGTTATGACCAGTTCAAGACCTACAAACATGAGCGTTGCCACTGCAAGTTCCACTGGTGCTGCTACGTCAAGTGTAAGCGCTGCACGTCGCTCGTAGACCAGTTTGTGTGCAAGTAG
- the wnt5b gene encoding protein Wnt-5b isoform X3, producing the protein MDVRMNQRHLLLAVTLIVCNSQLLVDANSWWSLAMNPIQRPEMYIIGAQPLCSQLTGLSQGQRKLCQLYQDHMVYIGEGAKTGIKECQYQFRQRRWNCSTVDNTSVFGRVMQIGSRETAFTYAISAAGVVNAVSRACREGELSTCGCSRVARPKDLPRDWLWGGCGDNVDYGFRFAREFVDAREREKNHQRGSVEHARTLMNLQNNEAGRRAVYNLANVACKCHGVSGSCSLKTCWLQLADFRRVGEFLKEKYDSAAAMRTSRRGKLELVNNRFNPPTSEDLVYIDPSPDYCLRNETTGSLGTQGRLCNKTSEGMDGCELMCCGRGYDQFKTYKHERCHCKFHWCCYVKCKRCTSLVDQFVCK; encoded by the exons ATGGATGTGAGAATGAATCAAAGACACTTACTTCTGGCAGTGACTCTCATCGTCTGCAACTCACAGCTGCTGGTGGACGCCAACTCATGGTG GTCATTAGCCATGAACCCCATCCAGAGACCGGAGATGTACATCATTGGAGCACAGCCTCTGTGCAGCCAGCTGACAGGCCTGTCTCAGGGTCAGAGGAAGCTCTGCCAGCTCTATCAGGACCATATGGTTTATATTGGAGAGGGGGCAAAGACGGGCATCAAGGAGTGTCAGTATCAGTTCAGGCAAAGGCGATGGAACTGTAGCACGGTGGACAACACATCAGTGTTCGGCCGTGTCATGCAGATAG GCAGCAGAGAAACAGCTTTTACTTACGCCATCAGCGCAGCGGGCGTCGTTAACGCAGTGAGTCGGGCGTGCCGTGAGGGCGAGCTCTCCACCTGCGGCTGCAGCCGAGTGGCTCGTCCCAAAGACCTCCCGAGAGACTGGCTATGGGGCGGCTGTGGGGACAACGTCGACTACGGCTTCCGTTTCGCCCGAGAGTTTGTGGACGCCCGTGAGCGCGAGAAGAACCACCAACGTGGATCGGTTGAGCATGCACGCACGCTTATGAATCTACAGAACAATGAAGCCGGCAGAAGG GCAGTTTACAATCTGGCTAATGTCGCATGCAAGTGTCACGGAGTCTCCGGCTCATGCAGTCTGAAAACCTGTTGGCTCCAGCTGGCCGACTTCCGTCGTGTGGGTGAGTTTCTGAAGGAGAAGTACGACAGCGCGGCCGCCATGCGCACCAGCCGACGAGGCAAGCTGGAGCTGGTCAACAACCGCTTTAACCCGCCGACGAGCGAAGACCTGGTCTACATCGACCCCAGCCCGGACTACTGCCTGCGCAACGAGACCACCGGCTCTTTGGGCACCCAGGGTCGCCTGTGCAACAAGACCTCGGAGGGCATGGACGGCTGTGAGCTCATGTGCTGCGGCCGCGGTTATGACCAGTTCAAGACCTACAAACATGAGCGTTGCCACTGCAAGTTCCACTGGTGCTGCTACGTCAAGTGTAAGCGCTGCACGTCGCTCGTAGACCAGTTTGTGTGCAAGTAG
- the fbxl14b gene encoding F-box/LRR-repeat protein 14b: protein METHISCLFPEILAMIFSYLDVRDKGRVAQVCTAWRDASYHKSVWRGVEAKLHLRRANPSLFPSLQARGIRRVQILSLRRSLSYVIQGMPNIESLNLSGCYNLTDNGLGHAFVQEIPSLRVLNLSLCKQITDSSLGRIAQYLKNLEVLELGGCSNITNTGLLLIAWGLHRLKSLNLRSCRHVSDVGIGHLAGMTRSAAEGCLSLEYLTLQDCQKLTDLSLKHISKGLTKLKVLNLSFCGGISDAGMIHLSHMTSLWSLNLRSCDNISDTGIMHLAMGTLRLSGLDVSFCDKIGDQSLAYIAQGLYQLKSLSLCSCHISDDGINRMVRQMHELRTLNIGQCVRITDKGLELIADHLTQLTGIDLYGCTKITKRGLERITQLPCLKVLNLGLWQMTESEKVR, encoded by the coding sequence ATGGAGACGCACATCTCGTGTCTCTTCCCGGAGATATTAGCCATGATTTTCAGCTACTTGGACGTGAGGGACAAAGGCAGGGTGGCCCAAGTGTGCACGGCGTGGAGGGACGCGTCCTACCACAAGTCCGTGTGGAGGGGGGTGGAAGCCAAGCTGCATCTGAGGCGGGCGAACCCGTCCCTGTTCCCCAGCCTCCAGGCGCGAGGCATCAGGCGCGTGCAGATCCTCAGCCTGCGGCGCAGCCTCAGCTACGTGATCCAGGGGATGCCCAACATCGAAAGCTTGAATCTGAGCGGCTGCTACAACTTAACGGATAACGGCCTGGGGCACGCGTTCGTGCAGGAGATCCCTTCCCTGAGGGTGCTCAACCTGAGCCTCTGCAAGCAGATCACGGATTCCAGTTTAGGCAGAATAGCGCAGTATCTGAAAAACTTGGAGGTGTTGGAACTGGGCGGCTGCAGTAATATCACGAACACGGGCTTGTTGCTCATCGCGTGGGGTTTGCACAGACTCAAAAGTCTTAATCTGAGGAGCTGCCGGCATGTGTCGGACGTGGGCATCGGGCACTTGGCCGGCATGACCCGGAGCGCGGCGGAGGGCTGCCTCAGCCTGGAATACCTGACCTTGCAGGACTGCCAGAAGTTGACGGACTTGTCCCTCAAGCATATTTCAAAAGGCCTGACTAAGCTCAAAGTGCTCAATCTGAGTTTCTGCGGGGGCATCTCGGACGCTGGCATGATCCATCTCTCTCACATGACGAGCCTGTGGAGCCTTAATCTGCGCTCGTGCGACAACATCAGCGACACGGGCATCATGCACCTCGCCATGGGCACGTTGAGACTCTCCGGACTCGACGTGTCCTTTTGCGACAAAATAGGCGACCAGAGCCTGGCTTATATCGCGCAGGGCCTGTACCAGCTCAAGTCGCTGTCGCTGTGCTCGTGCCACATCAGTGACGATGGCATCAACAGGATGGTGCGCCAAATGCACGAGCTGAGGACGCTCAACATCGGTCAGTGCGTGCGGATTACAGACAAAGGACTGGAGCTGATCGCAGACCACCTGACGCAACTGACCGGCATCGATCTGTATGGATGTACGAAAATCACAAAGAGGGGACTGGAGAGGATCACGCAGCTCCCCTGCCTTAAAGTTTTGAACCTGGGCCTTTGGCAGATGACTGAAAGTGAGAAAGTGAGGTGA
- the wnt5b gene encoding protein Wnt-5b isoform X1 — MFPQRRLFTFPFLGRGRMDVRMNQRHLLLAVTLIVCNSQLLVDANSWWSLAMNPIQRPEMYIIGAQPLCSQLTGLSQGQRKLCQLYQDHMVYIGEGAKTGIKECQYQFRQRRWNCSTVDNTSVFGRVMQIGSRETAFTYAISAAGVVNAVSRACREGELSTCGCSRVARPKDLPRDWLWGGCGDNVDYGFRFAREFVDAREREKNHQRGSVEHARTLMNLQNNEAGRRAVYNLANVACKCHGVSGSCSLKTCWLQLADFRRVGEFLKEKYDSAAAMRTSRRGKLELVNNRFNPPTSEDLVYIDPSPDYCLRNETTGSLGTQGRLCNKTSEGMDGCELMCCGRGYDQFKTYKHERCHCKFHWCCYVKCKRCTSLVDQFVCK, encoded by the exons ATGTTTCCCCAGAGGAGGCTCTTCACGTTTCCATTTCTTGGACGAGGAAGGATGGATGTGAGAATGAATCAAAGACACTTACTTCTGGCAGTGACTCTCATCGTCTGCAACTCACAGCTGCTGGTGGACGCCAACTCATGGTG GTCATTAGCCATGAACCCCATCCAGAGACCGGAGATGTACATCATTGGAGCACAGCCTCTGTGCAGCCAGCTGACAGGCCTGTCTCAGGGTCAGAGGAAGCTCTGCCAGCTCTATCAGGACCATATGGTTTATATTGGAGAGGGGGCAAAGACGGGCATCAAGGAGTGTCAGTATCAGTTCAGGCAAAGGCGATGGAACTGTAGCACGGTGGACAACACATCAGTGTTCGGCCGTGTCATGCAGATAG GCAGCAGAGAAACAGCTTTTACTTACGCCATCAGCGCAGCGGGCGTCGTTAACGCAGTGAGTCGGGCGTGCCGTGAGGGCGAGCTCTCCACCTGCGGCTGCAGCCGAGTGGCTCGTCCCAAAGACCTCCCGAGAGACTGGCTATGGGGCGGCTGTGGGGACAACGTCGACTACGGCTTCCGTTTCGCCCGAGAGTTTGTGGACGCCCGTGAGCGCGAGAAGAACCACCAACGTGGATCGGTTGAGCATGCACGCACGCTTATGAATCTACAGAACAATGAAGCCGGCAGAAGG GCAGTTTACAATCTGGCTAATGTCGCATGCAAGTGTCACGGAGTCTCCGGCTCATGCAGTCTGAAAACCTGTTGGCTCCAGCTGGCCGACTTCCGTCGTGTGGGTGAGTTTCTGAAGGAGAAGTACGACAGCGCGGCCGCCATGCGCACCAGCCGACGAGGCAAGCTGGAGCTGGTCAACAACCGCTTTAACCCGCCGACGAGCGAAGACCTGGTCTACATCGACCCCAGCCCGGACTACTGCCTGCGCAACGAGACCACCGGCTCTTTGGGCACCCAGGGTCGCCTGTGCAACAAGACCTCGGAGGGCATGGACGGCTGTGAGCTCATGTGCTGCGGCCGCGGTTATGACCAGTTCAAGACCTACAAACATGAGCGTTGCCACTGCAAGTTCCACTGGTGCTGCTACGTCAAGTGTAAGCGCTGCACGTCGCTCGTAGACCAGTTTGTGTGCAAGTAG